A genomic segment from Spinacia oleracea cultivar Varoflay chromosome 3, BTI_SOV_V1, whole genome shotgun sequence encodes:
- the LOC130469779 gene encoding uncharacterized protein: protein MWNKATICKLLWNLAQKKDKNFFSAIKTFLSLPNGLSVLHNSSFSIRKVYSSMRGDVIKKVGAIFDQQCVLCNKEDETLCHLLFKFDFSTAIWSNILRWVGISRAPEDWATELQIFNTRFNSNSPLHQVYRMSLSITVHSIWRERNYRKFRKIKQNFQRLSTEIKMQICARSLMKKKLQRWCLNIVFVGTGC, encoded by the exons ATGTGGAACAAAGCAACCATTTGTAAACTCTTATGGAACTTGGCTCAAAAGAAAGACAAG AATTTTTTTAGTGCCATAAAAACATTTCTTAGTCTTCCTAATGGGTTGTCTGTACTTCATAACTCTAGCTTCTCAATCAGGAAGGTTTATAGTTCCATGAGAGGGGATGTCATTAAG AAGGTTGGTGCAATTTTTGATCAGCAATGCGTACTCTGTAATAAAGAGGATGAAACCTTATGTCATCTTCTATTTaaatttgacttttcaactgcGATTTGGAGTAATATTTTGAGATGGGTTGGTATCTCGAGAGCTCCGGAAGACTGGGCTACTGAGTTGCAGATTTTCAATACCAGGTTCAACTCCAACTCTCCTCTACATCAAGTTTACAGGATGTCTCTTAGCATCACTGTTCACAGCATTTGGAGAGAACGAAATTACAGAAAATTCAGGAAGATTAAGCAGAATTTTCAGAGATTGTCTACTGAGATTAAGATGCAAATTTGTGCTAGAAGCctaatgaagaagaagcttcaGCGTTGGTGCCTTAATATTGTTTTTGTAGGCACTGGTTGTTAG